One Clostridium estertheticum DNA segment encodes these proteins:
- the truA gene encoding tRNA pseudouridine(38-40) synthase TruA, which yields MRNLNIILEYDGSRYKGWQKQEDNDLTVQGKIQSVLSKMAGENIEVSGCERTDVGVHAENYMANFHTNCDLSIHAMLDYLYEFLPDDIAVKSMVEASERFHVAYNIKSITYVYKINNNELRNVFNRKYVYHSEGKLNLEVMRIAAESLVGTHDFQGFATLTDNAKSTIRTINYINITEKNGMIEIEINGNHFLWNMVRIVIASLLDIGEGKLEVEDIETLLNEKTDIKYSLMAKSKGLSLRNVEY from the coding sequence ATGAGAAATTTAAATATTATATTGGAATATGATGGAAGTAGATATAAAGGGTGGCAAAAACAAGAGGATAATGATTTAACGGTACAGGGTAAAATTCAAAGTGTGTTATCTAAGATGGCAGGAGAGAATATTGAGGTTTCAGGTTGTGAAAGAACGGATGTAGGGGTACATGCTGAAAATTATATGGCAAACTTTCATACTAATTGTGATTTAAGCATTCATGCAATGTTGGATTATTTGTATGAATTTTTGCCAGATGATATAGCGGTGAAATCTATGGTGGAAGCAAGTGAAAGATTTCATGTGGCATATAACATAAAATCAATTACATATGTGTATAAGATAAATAATAATGAATTAAGAAATGTATTTAATAGAAAATATGTTTATCACAGTGAGGGAAAACTGAATTTAGAAGTAATGAGAATTGCGGCAGAATCCTTAGTTGGAACTCATGACTTTCAAGGGTTTGCTACTTTAACAGATAATGCTAAATCGACTATTAGAACTATTAATTATATAAACATAACAGAGAAAAACGGTATGATAGAAATAGAAATTAATGGTAACCATTTTCTATGGAACATGGTAAGAATTGTTATAGCAAGCCTTTTAGATATAGGTGAAGGAAAGCTTGAGGTAGAGGATATAGAAACATTGTTAAATGAAAAAACAGATATAAAATATAGCTTAATGGCTAAATCAAAAGGGCTATCTTTAAGAAATGTAGAATATTAA
- a CDS encoding VWA-like domain-containing protein — MGKVFESLKNSLYGEISNVKAIENMPKDFNEEFLRLVTMVNFMLIEDNENFYGYFLLQMSREIKYDITSPTAVNFKLSKYVIYFNPYIFLNLTADQMKSTIKHEIYHILSFHLNRGRVLKAKYSNLAINMAMDIVVNQHLKDLPHFATTLDSINFKYSLKMQTYMTMEYYADKIQMALNLLEEKDESQEDDSKDEHIEKQYDASKTHDLWEESTEMDEDTLKNFTEKFATLAEKGEVPLYLEDILKSLAGNKGEIPWNMYLRKMMGTLEGDKKKTITRRSRRQPNRLDLRGELRGHTARITLAIDISGSISDEEFHGAIKEVFNIVKTYKHEITLLECDTEIRQSYKVKSINNIRKRSITGGGTKFTPVFDYVNNTNTNILIYFTDGKGEVNLGVTPKGYKTLWVISGRGDKLSLKEPFGIVKKLKAVEIIEDTGERLDIMVDGFSGNNHEPIY; from the coding sequence ATGGGAAAAGTATTTGAAAGCCTTAAGAACTCACTTTATGGTGAAATTTCTAATGTGAAGGCAATTGAAAACATGCCAAAAGATTTTAATGAAGAATTTTTGAGACTTGTTACTATGGTTAATTTTATGCTTATAGAGGATAATGAAAACTTCTATGGCTATTTTCTGCTTCAAATGTCTAGGGAGATAAAATATGATATAACCTCGCCTACAGCTGTGAATTTTAAATTATCTAAATATGTAATTTATTTTAATCCCTATATTTTTTTGAATCTTACGGCAGATCAAATGAAAAGCACTATTAAACATGAGATTTATCACATATTATCCTTTCATTTAAATCGTGGAAGAGTGCTTAAAGCAAAATATAGTAACTTGGCTATTAATATGGCGATGGATATAGTAGTGAATCAGCATCTTAAGGATCTTCCGCACTTTGCTACTACTTTAGATAGTATAAATTTTAAGTATAGTTTAAAAATGCAGACCTATATGACTATGGAGTATTATGCTGATAAAATTCAAATGGCTCTAAATTTATTAGAGGAAAAAGATGAAAGTCAAGAGGATGATTCTAAGGACGAGCACATAGAAAAACAATATGATGCTTCCAAAACTCATGATCTGTGGGAAGAATCTACAGAAATGGATGAGGATACTCTTAAAAATTTTACAGAGAAATTTGCGACACTAGCAGAGAAGGGTGAAGTTCCTCTTTATTTGGAGGATATTCTTAAGAGTCTTGCAGGTAATAAAGGTGAAATTCCTTGGAACATGTATCTAAGGAAAATGATGGGAACTTTAGAAGGAGACAAAAAAAAGACGATTACAAGAAGAAGTAGACGTCAACCAAATAGATTAGATTTAAGAGGAGAACTTAGGGGACATACAGCTAGAATTACCCTGGCTATAGATATAAGTGGTAGCATAAGTGATGAGGAATTTCATGGAGCAATAAAAGAAGTTTTTAATATAGTAAAAACTTATAAACATGAAATAACACTGCTTGAATGTGATACTGAGATAAGGCAATCATACAAGGTGAAATCCATTAATAATATACGCAAGCGAAGTATAACTGGTGGTGGCACAAAATTTACACCGGTTTTTGATTATGTAAATAATACTAATACAAACATACTAATATATTTTACAGATGGAAAGGGTGAAGTAAATCTAGGGGTAACGCCAAAAGGCTATAAAACCTTGTGGGTTATATCAGGACGTGGCGATAAACTTTCATTAAAGGAACCTTTTGGTATTGTAAAGAAACTAAAAGCTGTAGAAATAATAGAGGATACTGGTGAGAGACTAGATATAATGGTGGATGGCTTTTCTGGGAATAATCATGAACCAATATATTAG